Part of the Quercus robur chromosome 5, dhQueRobu3.1, whole genome shotgun sequence genome, CTGGTGATGACACGGTTTTTCTCAATCTTTTTGGAATAATCGCATTCTtcacaaatcaaacaaacaaacaaattagacTTTTACAATAAATGTTAATATTTGATATTCAAGAGAAcaaatgtaagaaaagaaaaattaatacaaaagaaatcaatgaggaagattagtaaaaaaataaatcaaaaatacCTCGGCCGACTGAAGTGACAAACTCAATAACTTTGAATTACTCAGCTTCGAGAGGAATTCAATCTTCTTAACATTCCAAGGAACATCAGGACTAATCATGCCATAAGTAGCTACCGACAGATTCAAAGCATTCAATGATGATAACGATATTACAGAACGAGTATAATGATCGAATCTACATAATTTAGGAGCATCAAGCTTGACTTCAACTAGATTCCAGCAAGCCAGTAAGGCCAATGATTTTAGCTGATCACTTGAAATCTCTATTCTCTTCAGCAGAGAGCAACAGTTTAGTTCTAAGGTCTCAATGAGTGGAAGTTCAGAGAGATGGTCATTGAGCCAATCGTCTGTTATACATGCTTGTAACTTTAACTTCTTAAGATTTTTACAATGGACCAGGTTAATCTCACATGATGTCTGAACTATATGAACACTACAAAGATTTGGTGCTTCCAACTCAACTCTCTCGAGGTCACGATTTTCTTCAATGCCAACAGCCATTAATCCATGATGACATGACAATTCTATACCTTTCAAACCATAACACCATTTCAAATTCATGTCTTCTAGCGCAGGACACCGAACAACTAGGCTTTGTAAAAACTGATTATCCATATGAACTTCAACTAAACACACTTTTCTTAAAGAGGACATGTTTATAAGACCACCAGTACTACTTGTATCGAACTTACAGCGATGTAAACTTAACAAACTCAATGATTTAGAAAGCAGAACACTCTGAGGCAAGCAATAACATACACTAGCAAACCTTTCAAAATCAAGATTCAGCTCTTCCACGTTACTCTCAAGTGCAAAGCTAAGCCAACGGTCAACGCGAGACGCTGATTTCTGTCTACCCAAGCGGTCGCTAAGTGTAAAATTCTTTACAAGAAGCCTCTGCTTTCGTCGGCTCTCTAAATTCTGCTCCACAAAACTGTACAAGTCCCCTCTCTTCAACCAGACATCCCGGCCTTTCGCGATTTTTGATAACGAGTTGAAATAGGTTTGATCAAACCGAAGAATTGGGAATGTCGACCACACATGTTTCCATCTTTTGGCCAATATTGCACattgaaaaacttgtttaaATGGAAGGAAGGAGAGGATGTGTTGTAGAATAGGTTCTGGCAATTCTGATATACGGTCCATAACATAGCATAGAACAACTCAAATTTGAGAAGAAACGACGTTGTTGAAGTATGCTTATGTAGGAGACACtcttgtgtatatatatataatacatagACGGTTGTTCTTATAAAACTAAGTAGAAGAGTCCTAGGACAGTAggactaggaaaaaaaattcctaagtAAATTCGAAAAACaattattactaatttttattaattattaagttaaaatagaatttctattttatataaaaataataataataataataattagattagatgaatcatGAATGAATAGAATCCGATTTCATTCCAAAAGCTGAAACAAATCGGATCTCGTCCTATTCGAAAGTAGTGGGCCTTGAAATATTTGTTGTCCGGTATTTAGAATTAAAGGCCATGCCCACATcctattaaaacaaaaaagcctATGCTCATTAATGGGTTGGCTCTGCGCACATAATTTGGCCTGTTAGGCCTTTTTTGTATGAACCCAAAAAAGTACTTTAATTATGCCTGCTGCAAGGTCTAAATAAGCTAAAGCGGAACCATagctattttttaatttttatcaagaTAGTTATTTGTATGGTCTCAAAAAGATAGTTATTTGTATTGTGCACAAATGTGTTCTGAAACGGAAACAATGTTAGCAAagaaactcagtttttttttttttttttaggggccGAATAAAAGCTGAGTATAATCTAGATTGAGTTCAGACCCAACCCACACTCAACTTTAAAGAATTGACCcaaactctctctcacccaAAATTCACACACTTGGGTGGGGTTGGGTCTCTGGTGCGTAAATCGGATCTGGATTGAGttaacttctttctttctttctttctttcttttttttaataaaaaaatatttttttaatagtgtaTTAGTCAAATGGTTCATTAATCATCATACAACTtacaataatattaaaaagtttaaactaatTATAACTAAATTTAATATTGATCATGCCATGCTATTTTTAAACgtgacaaattttatttataaaatataccaACAATTTAAAACCTGAAATACTAGTTTACAACATTTTACAACCTAtgactattttacaatatttttacaaattgttaatgTGGTCAACTTCTTACTAGTTTTTATCCTAGTCCATCATTGTCATCACTTTTCCATTAACCAATAACAACTCACCACATCAgtgattggaaaattttttataaaaaagtttgtatctctaacattactcttaatTCTTAGATTACATTTAGATTGCTTGATTTTCTTATTAACAATAGTTAATCTTCATATCTACcttaattcaaataaattaacttATAACTGAAATGACACATCTCTATGCACAAAGTGCTTAAGGGTTTAGGGGGAAAAGGGGTTCGATCCGCGGGTTAAgaacatattgtaattatccaaaaaaaaaaaaaaaaaccttatataAAATCTCACCAATCACACCCCTAATGAAAGTCAACTAAGCAAACTCAACTAAGCTAAACACGCAGCCTCTTGAAATAGCAAAAAGTTACTTGTATATGCATTCCCATCTCCGAGTCCCAGCCGTAAATTAAAAGCcttaatacaattttatttacgTAAGACCTCTATCATGGAcggcaacaaaaaaatattttatgttttttttaataatcggGCGAGTCGGGTTGGACTCGAGAGTGACCCAAGACCTGAAGCAAACCAGAATATATGGcagaactcaacccgagtttcCAATATTCTACCCACCCAAGACCTGAAGGATTTGATTTActtccagtacttttttaactaaaatctcCTTTTATTCTAATGAGAAACTTTCATATCAcccattaactaaataaaaaatggagatTAAAATCCACTACcacttgtcattgtatatttaaaataaaaggaaacttttagttaaaaaagtattagaaGTAAGCCAAACCCAGACTTGAAAGGTTAGGTAGGGATGGGCGTGTCTGTGCTCAGCCCTAAGtacgatcataccaacactaatgcactaAATTCCATCATAAcctagttatttatttatttataattagaTAGTTGAGAGTATGAGAATTTGAATCTTGGGTGTCTTTATtataaatactaaaaagtgTTAGTTGAATTATTAGGCTTTTGGCCAAAGCAACTTAAGATTAGCACTTAAAAGAAGAGGAATTCCACtaaatcacatttttatttgcaatgatgtaaatttttttttttttgacattgaACTCAGTTAATAAAATCATTGTGGGAATGGTACTATTCTCTATCTGGACAATCTATCTTGGTAAAATCGTCCTTCTTTCTAGCCTAAATCTATTCTAAACACATCAGAGTTTGATTTTGCAATTTTCAATAGATTGAGTTGCAATGGAAATCATGGAATAGCTATCAAAAATTGCCTTTTGATTGATTGTGCATCAATTGTATACTTGTCAAAACATTGAATCTTGATCGATCGAGACTTGAACCAGTGGCATAAAAACTTTTCACAAATTCTTCTTTTTACTTCATCCTCACTCTTTGATCTTGAAcattgtataaaaaattatagactCAACGATTATTACATTGTCATGGAATTTGCAAATCTAAAACCTAAAGCTAAATATATGAAAACCCTAAGAGTCTTGTATTGTCTGGTTTCCTTTATAAGGGAAACTGTGATTCAAACCCCTTCTTCCACACTTGGTGTAAcaattgtattattatttttttttaaatgaaaaaaaaaaaaaaagagagagagaaaagaaacaagaaaagagCACACATACagacacataaaaaaaattaaaaaaaaaatttctaaaaacattaaaaaaaaaaaagattaagggCCTATTTGATTAGTTATCTCTAAccaacattttcacattttaaacaatctTACatacttttcaacacattttttcactcacatttatatcaaaaacactcaaacTAACTTACCAAACACACAGGTAAAAGGGAACTCATCAGAAAAGGAGACAATGGGGACATAAGGACCAAACACACAGGTAGAAGGTGTCCCAGTAAAACGGGTGAGCATCTCAGTAGGACTAGGATCGATCTCCTATAAGAAAAGGGAAAATCTGGGAGCCTAGGAATGCCTAGAAGAGTGATACTAATTGAGGATTTTTGTTTAGAACCCAAATTGATTAGACAACTAATTAATCAGTTAATTAGCAATTAAGTTAATTATGCGATGACAATTGTAACAATTCAATCACGTACACATGCAGCCACATCATCATTAGATGAATTTATTGATGTGACGAATACAATTAAGTTTCAGAACGTCTACCCGTACATGTTACTGGCCAAAACTTTTGGCCTACTTCAAGGATTGAAGCATTGATTACTGCAAATCTGCAATGACACATTAGATTGGTGGCTCTAAGGTTTCACACTTGATCACCAATATGTTATGCAAGTAGGGTTCGAAAACCATGGTAGCAGa contains:
- the LOC126727758 gene encoding F-box/LRR-repeat protein 25-like translates to MDRISELPEPILQHILSFLPFKQVFQCAILAKRWKHVWSTFPILRFDQTYFNSLSKIAKGRDVWLKRGDLYSFVEQNLESRRKQRLLVKNFTLSDRLGRQKSASRVDRWLSFALESNVEELNLDFERFASVCYCLPQSVLLSKSLSLLSLHRCKFDTSSTGGLINMSSLRKVCLVEVHMDNQFLQSLVVRCPALEDMNLKWCYGLKGIELSCHHGLMAVGIEENRDLERVELEAPNLCSVHIVQTSCEINLVHCKNLKKLKLQACITDDWLNDHLSELPLIETLELNCCSLLKRIEISSDQLKSLALLACWNLVEVKLDAPKLCRFDHYTRSVISLSSLNALNLSVATYGMISPDVPWNVKKIEFLSKLSNSKLLSLSLQSAENAIIPKRLRKTVSSPAYNVKHLHLILSSPLSFTRYAIGELVDSLLWISPLLDFPDYRSRLHL